GGACGCGACAAATGCCGTCTCGCGGAGACTGACTGGGATTGCGGAGCTATGCTTGGGAGGTTGAGCGCGGCGCGTCGGCCCGGGAGGCTGTCGAGGATGATTCAGATTCTGAGGTTCGTGTGGAACACGGTGGCGTTCGCCGCCTGTGTTGTCGCTGCGACGACGCTCGCCAGGGGACCGGACGGCAAGGGCCCTTGGGTCATCGCACTGTGCGTCGTGCTGGTCGCCGTGGCTCTGCAGCACGGTGGCGACGGAACGCAAGCGCTGAGGGATCTGAAGAACGCTCGGTAGTCCGCCCCGTCAGATCGAGTCCCAGAAGTCGCACTTGTCCTTCTTCAAGGCGCTGCCCACCGCTATGGCGTGGTCCAGCGTGAGGTGCTCGTCGGCCGTTTCCGTGTACTTGGGCCACGCCACGGTGCCGCCGGGATCTGCGGATGCCGCGAACGCCGTCCAATAGCCTTGCATGGCCTTGGACAGGGCGGCGTCTTCCGGGCTGTCCGGCGTGAACGTGGAGAGCGGCTTGCCGAACACGAAGGGGAGCTCCGCACCGTGGAAGGACTTGGTGATGCCCAAGAGCGTGATGGCTCGCGTGAAGTGATAGAGGTACGCCGTGCCGCCATGGGCGGTAATGCCGCGCACCGCGCGCCGCATCGGACACACGAAGCCCGCATCGCCGATGGCGTCGCTCAAGGCGTCCGCTTTGCGCGTGGGGTACGCGGCCGTGGGGGTACTGGTCGAGCAGATCCCTGCGCCGGGATGCCCAGGCCGGACGCAAAGGTGGCGGCAATGGTGTTGTACGCGGGCTCACCGATGGTGCCGAGCCCCGCGAGGTACACGAAGAGATCTCTCTTCGTTCGCGTTGGAGCCGAAGATGACCGGTACGTTCGCGCCCTGCTTCAGGATCACGTCCTCGGGGTTTTCGGACAGCACGTCGCCGTCGTTCAGCGGGCCCCAGCTCGCACTGTTGCCGAAGAACACGCCCGACTTGAGCGGTAGCGCGCTAAGCAATTCCTCGGCGGTCTTGCCGCGCAGGCACTCCGCCGCGGTCGCTTCGTCCGTGCAGCCGACGGCTTGCGCCAGATCCGCGCCCTGCTGCTCGGACTGGGCCAGCGTCGGCAGGAGCGCGCTGCACGGTCCGCTCTCGGAGATCGCGCGCTGGAACAGCCCTTGGCTTCCGGAGGAGGTGAGGTGCGCGCACACGCTCACGCCCCCGGCGGACTCGCCGAAGATGGTGACGTTCTTCGGATCGCCGCCGAAGGCCGCGACGTTGTCCCGCACCCACTGAGCGCCAAGCGCTGGTCGCGCAGGCCCAAATTCCCTTGGCTTCGCCGCTGAGGGCGGGGTGCACCAAGAAACCGAGGGCCCCAGGCGGTAGATTCATGCTGACGACGACGACGTTGCCGGTGCGCACCAGCTCGTCGCCCTCGTAGGTCGGTTCCTCCGCGGAGCCGCCGGTGAACGCACCGCCGTGGATCCCACACCATGGTGGGTAGCGGCGCGCTGGGCGCCGGATCGGGCGCCCACACGTTGAGCGTCAGGCAATCTTCGTCCCTTCGAAGGCGTTGCTACCGTCGCCAGCTGCGGACACGTGTTCGGAGTGCCGGTCGCGTCGAACGGCATGCTCCACGGCTCGATCTTCTCCGGCGCCTGAAAGCGCTGCGGCCCCACGGGCGGCTCCGCATACGGAATGCCCCTGAAAGCGCGAACGCCATCTGCGCTCTCGCCGTCCACCTCGCCGCTCTCGATCTGGATCTGCGTGCCGCTCTGGACCGCGCCGCCGCTTCCACCACCGCCGGATGGCGCGCCGCCGCTGCCCCCCGTGCTCGGGCCGCCGTCGTCAGAGCTCGATCCGCACGCGGCGAGCGCTGCGCTCACTGCGATCACAAGGCCCACCGTCCACGTCGTCGTATGCATCTCGCTCGCGAGCGTACCGCCACCGCGCGCCGGCGGCCAGGCGCCG
The genomic region above belongs to Polyangiaceae bacterium and contains:
- a CDS encoding carboxylesterase family protein, whose protein sequence is MSDAIGDAGFVCPMRRAVRGITAHGGTAYLYHFTRAITLLGITKSFHGAELPFVFGKPLSTFTPDSPEDAALSKAMQGYWTAFAASADPGGTVAWPKYTETADEHLTLDHAIAVGSALKKDKCDFWDSI
- a CDS encoding carboxylesterase family protein, producing MHTTTWTVGLVIAVSAALAACGSSSDDGGPSTGGSGGAPSGGGGSGGAVQSGTQIQIESGEVDGESADGVRAFRGIPYAEPPVGPQRFQAPEKIEPWSMPFDATGTPNTCPQLATVATPSKGRRLPDAQRVGARSGAQRAATHHGVGSTAVRSPAAPRRNRPTRATSWCAPATSSSSA
- a CDS encoding carboxylesterase family protein; this translates as MRDNVAAFGGDPKNVTIFGESAGGVSVCAHLTSSGSQGLFQRAISESGPCSALLPTLAQSEQQGADLAQAVGCTDEATAAECLRGKTAEELLSALPLKSGVFFGNSASWGPLNDGDVLSENPEDVILKQGANVPVIFGSNANEERSLRVPRGARHHR